One part of the Halopenitus persicus genome encodes these proteins:
- a CDS encoding ATP-binding protein, with protein sequence MMFYDRGEELDALSSAFESPGSDVFVVYGRRRVGKTELLKEFCADRPHIYFLAAQEAEHRQREKFIDQVAAFFDDRTPRIDGLDEAFDYLGEKLRSEAVVVVIDEFPYLVAENDSVPSYVQGFVDEQLQETDSMLVLCGSSVSTMESEVLGHESPLYGRRTGQLDVQPFSFQQAREVIDYEMADAIRSYAITGGTPMYLTLFDYGRSLADNIRSQVLSPSAVLYNEPEFLLRTELRNPARYLSILEAVALGHTTPNEISGATGIDAGPLSKYLQTLRQLRLIDREVPVTASGKKSKRSRYRVADEFLRFWFRYVEPNRSSIEEAPDIVYDGTIAPDLPMHVATAFEDVCQEAVWEGIQRGEFEPYSEVGRWWYGEDEIDIVGLAPNDDRILFAECKWTTDPVGTALVEDLQAKAGNVRWGSDERKECFALFSKSGFVEGLEDHLDEHWSLWNLAKMDDLLTPS encoded by the coding sequence ATGATGTTTTATGACCGGGGAGAGGAGCTGGATGCGCTTTCGTCTGCGTTTGAGTCGCCCGGATCGGACGTATTCGTCGTCTACGGGCGTCGGCGTGTCGGCAAGACGGAATTGTTGAAGGAGTTCTGTGCTGATCGGCCGCATATTTACTTTCTCGCGGCGCAGGAAGCCGAGCATCGACAGCGCGAGAAGTTCATCGACCAGGTTGCAGCGTTCTTTGACGATCGCACCCCACGGATCGACGGGTTGGACGAGGCCTTCGACTACCTCGGGGAGAAACTTCGTTCCGAGGCGGTTGTGGTTGTGATCGACGAGTTCCCGTATCTCGTCGCGGAGAATGACTCGGTTCCATCGTACGTGCAGGGATTCGTCGACGAACAGCTCCAAGAGACCGATTCGATGCTGGTTCTCTGTGGGTCAAGCGTGAGTACGATGGAATCGGAAGTACTCGGCCACGAGAGCCCATTGTACGGTCGTCGCACGGGACAACTCGACGTGCAGCCGTTCTCATTTCAGCAGGCCCGTGAGGTCATCGACTATGAGATGGCGGACGCGATTCGATCGTACGCAATTACTGGTGGGACGCCGATGTATCTCACGCTGTTCGATTACGGAAGATCGCTCGCGGACAACATCCGGTCGCAGGTGTTGTCGCCATCAGCCGTACTGTACAACGAGCCGGAGTTCTTGCTTCGCACGGAGCTTCGGAATCCAGCGCGGTATCTGAGTATTCTCGAAGCGGTTGCGCTGGGGCACACGACGCCGAACGAGATCTCGGGAGCAACGGGAATCGATGCCGGTCCGCTATCAAAGTATTTGCAGACGTTGCGGCAGCTCCGACTGATCGATCGGGAAGTCCCTGTGACCGCATCGGGGAAGAAGTCGAAGCGATCGCGGTACCGCGTCGCTGACGAGTTCCTTCGGTTCTGGTTCCGGTACGTTGAGCCGAACCGCTCCAGTATCGAAGAAGCACCGGACATCGTCTACGACGGAACGATCGCCCCTGATCTCCCGATGCACGTTGCCACCGCGTTCGAGGACGTGTGTCAGGAAGCCGTGTGGGAAGGGATTCAACGCGGTGAGTTTGAGCCGTACTCGGAGGTCGGCCGCTGGTGGTACGGGGAAGATGAGATCGATATTGTTGGGCTTGCACCGAACGACGACCGGATCCTGTTCGCCGAGTGCAAGTGGACAACGGATCCAGTCGGGACCGCGCTCGTCGAGGATCTGCAGGCAAAAGCAGGGAACGTTAGATGGGGGTCAGATGAGCGGAAGGAGTGCTTCGCGCTGTTCTCAAAGAGCGGGTTCGTTGAGGGACTCGAAGACCATCTCGACGAACACTGGTCGTTGTGGAATCTTGCAAAGATGGATGATCTCCTCACGCCGTCCTGA
- a CDS encoding rubrerythrin-like domain-containing protein produces MPHGQDVEDENDPTSPSSYECLECGTIVESDTHPGICDCGGDFHNRAKSLE; encoded by the coding sequence ATGCCTCACGGACAAGATGTTGAGGACGAGAATGACCCGACAAGCCCCTCCAGCTACGAGTGCTTGGAATGTGGCACCATTGTCGAATCGGACACCCATCCCGGCATCTGTGACTGTGGCGGCGATTTCCATAACCGCGCGAAATCACTCGAATGA
- a CDS encoding DUF5795 family protein encodes MSNRVVQGRMVTPETLAELIEGESILEAESIEDADCDCPECGGDVIRVGYMPSVTEFVVGRKCQECDWADDDR; translated from the coding sequence ATGAGCAATCGCGTCGTGCAGGGGCGGATGGTGACTCCCGAGACGTTGGCGGAACTCATCGAGGGCGAGTCGATCCTGGAGGCGGAGTCGATCGAGGACGCCGACTGCGACTGTCCGGAGTGTGGCGGGGACGTGATCCGGGTCGGCTATATGCCCTCGGTGACCGAGTTCGTCGTCGGCCGGAAGTGCCAGGAGTGCGACTGGGCCGACGACGACCGGTGA
- a CDS encoding DUF5794 domain-containing protein, translated as MSVSQHPVALRLERHVGGATKLLATVMALPLIDGIFPALVLAGALSTPIGILETGLLIFGGSATMAVILAEMDGTRREQVASVLLIGALVVPLAALQAAIAPTLAGLLDLEIFQRFAGLVILTIAAKTASAKIGDVLPRPSIIIALGLVASVSPAGAELAFSSDPTIVARGAAAAAVGVGFALFVAIAAPQLRGHVNIDRFRFGSAVALGVLALPILGILRTDAPIALAVLIVTGLFAYDPDADPSVTASGRRGGLGGDSDDDPDGGAGDRGDDGGADGRDVEGRKEPRGDPEPLPIDVPEAPDRIAGVDPSLVAVDVNAHGAVPRPAPNGGSAGVRADRDPANTPRAPAAFGLSESDDSDSEATEDRNREEPDVDPADCGEVDDPARADAGATRAPWL; from the coding sequence ATGAGCGTCTCCCAACACCCGGTTGCGCTCCGGCTGGAACGCCACGTGGGCGGTGCAACCAAGCTGTTAGCCACGGTGATGGCGCTCCCGCTCATCGACGGGATCTTCCCCGCGCTCGTGTTGGCCGGCGCGCTCTCGACGCCGATCGGGATCCTCGAGACGGGCCTGCTGATCTTCGGCGGCTCCGCGACGATGGCGGTCATCCTCGCGGAGATGGACGGCACCCGGCGCGAGCAGGTGGCGTCGGTGCTGCTCATCGGCGCACTCGTGGTGCCGCTGGCCGCGCTCCAGGCCGCGATCGCGCCGACGCTGGCCGGCCTGCTCGACCTCGAGATCTTCCAGCGGTTCGCGGGGCTGGTCATCCTGACGATCGCCGCCAAGACGGCCTCCGCGAAGATCGGCGACGTGCTGCCCAGACCCAGCATCATCATTGCCCTCGGGCTGGTCGCGAGCGTCTCGCCGGCCGGCGCGGAGCTGGCGTTCTCGAGCGACCCGACGATCGTCGCCCGCGGTGCGGCCGCGGCGGCGGTCGGCGTCGGCTTCGCGCTGTTCGTCGCCATCGCGGCCCCGCAGCTCCGCGGCCACGTCAACATCGACCGCTTCCGGTTCGGCTCCGCAGTCGCGCTGGGCGTCCTCGCGCTGCCCATCCTGGGGATCCTGCGGACGGACGCGCCGATCGCCCTGGCCGTCCTCATCGTCACGGGCCTGTTCGCCTACGACCCCGACGCGGACCCCTCGGTGACCGCCAGCGGTCGCCGCGGCGGGCTCGGCGGCGACTCCGACGACGACCCCGACGGCGGCGCGGGCGACCGCGGCGACGACGGTGGAGCGGACGGCCGGGACGTCGAGGGACGCAAGGAACCCCGCGGCGATCCGGAGCCGCTGCCGATCGACGTTCCCGAGGCGCCGGACCGGATCGCGGGGGTGGACCCCTCGCTCGTCGCCGTCGACGTGAACGCCCACGGTGCCGTCCCGCGGCCCGCTCCCAACGGCGGATCTGCGGGCGTCCGCGCCGACCGTGACCCGGCGAACACGCCGCGTGCACCCGCGGCGTTCGGACTCTCGGAGTCGGACGACTCCGATTCCGAGGCGACCGAGGACCGGAACCGCGAGGAGCCCGACGTCGACCCGGCCGACTGCGGCGAGGTGGACGACCCGGCGCGTGCCGATGCTGGCGCGACCCGCGCCCCGTGGCTGTGA
- the guaB gene encoding IMP dehydrogenase, with protein sequence MATDDPATGPFSEKLRVPEALTFDDVLLRPKESRVEPDEADVSTRVSRTVEINVPVLSAAMDTVTESDLAIAMAREGGLGVLHRNMTVEETAEEVERIKRAHELVIRREDVVTVTPGMTVSEADATMEGEGVSGAPVVDDDDDVVLGIISGTDIRPYLEVGDEDAVREAMTDEVITAGEDVTAREALELMYDHKIERVPVVDAEDRLVGLVTMQGILQRREHEQAARDEDGRLLAGVAVGPFEEERAVAADEAGADVLFIDCAHAHNLNVLESAEAIKGTVDADVVVGNVGTREAAEAAVEFADGLKVGIGPGSICTTRVVSGAGMPQITAVSEVADVASAADVPVIADGGIRYSGDAIKAIAAGADAVMLGSYFAGTDEAPGRVITMNGKKYKQYRGMGSVGAMQSGGGDRYLKDADEDEDFVPEGVEAATPYKGSLASELYQLVGGMRSGMGYVGAGTIPEVKSRAEFVRVSAAGQTEGHPHDVMITDEAPNYSPNE encoded by the coding sequence ATGGCGACAGACGATCCGGCAACCGGACCCTTCTCCGAGAAGCTTCGTGTACCCGAGGCGTTGACCTTCGACGACGTGCTGTTGCGACCGAAGGAGAGCCGCGTCGAACCCGACGAGGCCGACGTCTCGACGCGCGTCTCGCGGACCGTCGAGATCAACGTCCCCGTGCTCTCGGCCGCGATGGACACCGTGACGGAATCCGACCTGGCGATCGCGATGGCCCGCGAGGGCGGCCTCGGCGTGCTCCATCGAAACATGACCGTCGAGGAGACCGCCGAGGAGGTCGAGCGCATCAAGCGCGCCCACGAGCTCGTCATCCGGCGTGAGGACGTCGTGACCGTGACGCCGGGGATGACCGTCAGCGAGGCCGACGCCACGATGGAGGGCGAGGGCGTCTCGGGTGCACCGGTCGTCGACGACGACGACGACGTCGTCCTCGGGATCATCTCCGGGACGGACATCCGGCCGTACCTCGAGGTCGGCGACGAGGACGCGGTCCGGGAGGCGATGACCGACGAGGTCATCACCGCCGGCGAGGACGTGACCGCCCGGGAGGCGCTCGAGCTGATGTACGACCACAAGATCGAGCGCGTTCCGGTCGTCGACGCGGAGGATCGCCTCGTTGGGCTCGTGACGATGCAGGGCATCCTCCAGCGACGCGAACACGAGCAGGCCGCTCGTGACGAGGACGGCCGGCTGCTGGCCGGCGTCGCGGTCGGGCCCTTCGAGGAGGAGCGCGCGGTCGCCGCCGACGAGGCGGGTGCCGACGTGCTCTTCATCGACTGTGCACACGCCCATAACCTGAACGTCCTCGAGTCCGCCGAGGCGATCAAGGGGACCGTCGACGCCGACGTCGTCGTCGGGAACGTCGGCACCCGCGAGGCGGCCGAGGCGGCCGTCGAATTCGCCGACGGGCTCAAGGTCGGGATCGGACCGGGTTCGATCTGTACGACCCGCGTGGTCTCCGGCGCGGGGATGCCCCAGATCACCGCCGTCTCCGAGGTCGCGGACGTCGCCTCGGCCGCCGACGTGCCCGTGATCGCCGACGGCGGGATCCGGTACTCCGGCGACGCGATCAAGGCGATCGCGGCCGGCGCGGACGCGGTGATGCTCGGATCCTACTTCGCCGGGACGGACGAGGCACCCGGCCGCGTCATCACGATGAACGGCAAAAAGTACAAGCAGTACCGCGGGATGGGCTCGGTCGGCGCGATGCAGTCGGGCGGCGGCGACCGCTACCTCAAGGACGCCGACGAGGACGAGGACTTCGTTCCGGAGGGCGTCGAGGCCGCAACCCCGTATAAGGGTTCGCTCGCCTCGGAACTCTATCAGCTCGTCGGCGGCATGCGGTCCGGAATGGGCTACGTCGGCGCCGGAACGATCCCGGAGGTCAAATCGCGCGCCGAGTTCGTGCGCGTCTCCGCTGCCGGCCAGACTGAAGGGCATCCCCACGACGTGATGATCACCGACGAGGCGCCGAACTACAGCCCGAACGAGTGA
- a CDS encoding HalX domain-containing protein, giving the protein MSEEPPLVLVVEDEPDLADLYAAWLGDEYRVRTAYGGREALDALDDEVDVILLDRRMPGLSGDEVLVAVRDRGIDCRVAMVTAVEPDFDIVAMGFDDYLVKPVTKDALRETVDELYERSQYDAGVQEFFSLASKKALLESEKSQAALEESEEYRQLTADLEALKEDLDDTVTSMDSHTDFETLFRGFGDGTPDDGAFEELDDG; this is encoded by the coding sequence ATGAGTGAGGAACCCCCTCTCGTCCTCGTCGTGGAGGACGAGCCTGACCTGGCAGACCTGTACGCCGCATGGCTGGGCGATGAGTATCGCGTCCGAACGGCGTACGGCGGTCGGGAAGCGCTCGACGCCCTCGACGACGAAGTCGACGTGATCCTGTTGGACAGGCGGATGCCGGGACTGTCGGGCGACGAGGTGCTCGTGGCGGTCCGCGACCGCGGGATCGACTGTCGCGTTGCGATGGTCACCGCCGTCGAGCCTGACTTCGACATCGTCGCGATGGGGTTCGACGACTATCTCGTCAAGCCGGTCACCAAGGACGCCCTCCGCGAGACGGTCGACGAGCTCTACGAGCGCAGCCAGTACGACGCCGGCGTCCAGGAGTTCTTCTCGCTGGCCTCGAAGAAGGCGCTGTTGGAGTCCGAAAAGAGCCAGGCGGCCCTCGAGGAGAGCGAGGAGTACCGCCAGCTCACCGCGGACCTCGAGGCACTCAAGGAGGATCTCGACGACACCGTCACCAGCATGGACTCACACACTGACTTCGAGACGCTGTTCCGCGGCTTCGGCGACGGAACGCCCGACGACGGAGCGTTCGAGGAACTGGACGACGGCTAA
- a CDS encoding mechanosensitive ion channel family protein — MPLPAQVDPIANAIAPVLGDALAETIAAAIVFLGVIVLVVLANRALISPIVGRVLDERGLEPHARRPLAKIASIIVLFAGVAVAFGLAGYGSFLRSLATIAAAATLAIGFALQEVIRNFVAGIFIYTDRPFRIGDWIEWDNGTHSGVVEDISFRVTRVRTFDNELLTVPNYELTKGVVKNPVAKDTLRLKFLFGIDYEDDIDRATTIIVEEAEKRDDVLADPAPSVRLTELSDSYVGLQSRIWIENPSRADFVKTRGEYVTAVKQRFDEEDITIPFPQRTVSGRDAWEEPAAFGDV; from the coding sequence ATGCCGCTCCCCGCCCAGGTGGACCCGATCGCCAACGCCATCGCGCCCGTCCTGGGCGACGCGCTCGCGGAGACGATCGCGGCGGCGATCGTCTTTCTCGGCGTGATCGTGCTCGTCGTTCTCGCCAATCGCGCGCTCATCTCGCCGATCGTCGGGCGGGTCCTCGACGAACGCGGCCTCGAACCGCACGCGCGACGTCCCCTGGCCAAGATCGCCTCGATCATCGTGCTCTTTGCGGGAGTGGCCGTGGCGTTCGGCCTCGCCGGCTACGGGAGCTTCCTTCGGTCGCTGGCGACGATCGCCGCCGCGGCCACGCTCGCCATCGGCTTCGCGCTCCAGGAGGTCATTCGAAACTTCGTCGCCGGCATCTTCATCTACACCGACCGCCCGTTCCGCATCGGCGACTGGATCGAGTGGGATAACGGCACTCACTCCGGCGTCGTCGAGGACATCTCCTTCCGGGTCACGCGGGTCCGAACCTTCGACAACGAGCTGCTCACCGTCCCGAACTACGAGCTGACCAAGGGCGTCGTGAAGAACCCGGTCGCCAAGGACACCCTCCGGCTGAAGTTCCTCTTCGGGATCGACTACGAGGACGACATCGACCGCGCGACGACCATCATCGTCGAGGAGGCGGAGAAACGGGACGACGTCCTCGCGGATCCCGCACCGTCCGTTCGACTCACCGAACTGTCCGACTCCTACGTCGGACTCCAGTCCAGGATCTGGATCGAGAACCCCTCGCGGGCCGACTTCGTCAAGACCCGCGGCGAGTACGTCACGGCCGTGAAACAGCGGTTCGACGAGGAGGACATCACCATTCCGTTCCCGCAGCGCACCGTCTCCGGACGGGACGCGTGGGAGGAACCGGCCGCCTTCGGGGACGTTTGA
- a CDS encoding YhbY family RNA-binding protein, translated as MTDHQLRKQAHDLDVTVWVGKDGIDAVVDELADQLDDRTLVKVKFLRSARGGTDAADLADDLAAAVDAELIETRGNTAVFH; from the coding sequence ATGACGGATCATCAGCTCCGAAAGCAGGCACACGACCTCGACGTGACGGTCTGGGTCGGAAAGGACGGGATCGACGCCGTCGTGGACGAACTCGCTGACCAGCTCGACGACCGAACGCTCGTGAAGGTGAAGTTCCTCCGGTCGGCACGCGGCGGGACCGACGCTGCGGACCTGGCGGACGACCTTGCCGCCGCCGTCGACGCCGAGCTGATCGAGACCCGCGGAAACACGGCGGTGTTCCACTGA
- a CDS encoding ribonuclease P protein component 4 — protein MGIPEERIERLLPLAREAVVAGEYDRARTYVRRAKRIAERNRARLPRSFARKTCSDCDVYLRPGVTARVRTRAGRVVVRCLECGATHRYPFS, from the coding sequence ATGGGGATCCCCGAGGAGCGCATCGAACGACTGTTGCCGCTGGCCCGCGAGGCGGTCGTCGCCGGCGAGTACGACCGCGCCCGCACGTACGTCCGCCGCGCGAAGCGGATCGCGGAGCGCAACCGGGCCCGCCTCCCGCGGTCGTTCGCACGCAAGACGTGTTCCGACTGCGACGTCTATTTACGTCCCGGGGTGACCGCTCGCGTTCGCACGCGGGCGGGCCGCGTCGTCGTTCGGTGTCTCGAGTGCGGCGCGACGCACCGGTATCCGTTCTCCTAG
- a CDS encoding cold-shock protein: MATGTVAFFNDTGGYGFIESEDADEDVFFHMEDVGGPDLEEGQEVEFEIEEAEKGPRATNLTRL; encoded by the coding sequence ATGGCGACAGGTACAGTGGCCTTCTTCAACGACACCGGAGGCTACGGATTCATCGAGAGCGAGGACGCGGACGAGGACGTTTTCTTCCACATGGAGGACGTCGGCGGCCCGGACCTCGAAGAGGGACAGGAAGTCGAATTCGAGATCGAGGAAGCTGAAAAAGGGCCGCGGGCGACGAACCTCACCCGTCTCTGA